The DNA segment ACCCAGATATGAATGCTTTCTAACACAAGTACAGCTATTTGTATTTAGCCTTTGACATCATGGACAGTTGCTACATCATTATGGAAATATGATAAATTCATTTTATTAGGCAAATATTTGAGTTCCACTCAAGTACACTtaacataaaaacaaaacagcaatctATGtcataatttaatttaattctttACTGAACTTATTATGGGAATTTAACAGTGCTTTTAATTATGTTATGGAGAAGTCAAATAATCAAACCACTGGATTTAAAGTTTCATATATTTCTGTGCTGTCCAAACAATAccttatttatttagaaaaattctAATAAAGTCCAGCATCTTAAATATGTTCAGAAATTCTTTTTCCAGCGTCACAAAAATGTTAATTCAGAAAGCATGACTAAATTTTAAAGTAGCAAATACAGTTAAAAGTTTAAGTGAACAAAAACTGAAACACTGTAGTCCAAATTCTGTGAACGGATCAGGTATGCAAGATGTTCTGTGCAGAACTGGACCATATTTTTCCTCAGACACTTAAAAAGGCAACGACTGGAAAAGATGGAGAATTTAGCAGCTGCTGAAAATAGTTAAGCAGTGCAACTAAGTGTACATTTCCTTGTCAGGTTTGAAGATCACTTACTTGGTACTGAAatcctgtgttttgttttacacAATGTAAGCGGACACTACAAAAAAGTGGaaccatattttaaagaaaaatagctttCCTAAAGTGTTCCTGATTCACAGCATCCATACAATCCACAAAAGaaacagttcatttttttttttttatagagatTTAACAGAATATTCTGTTCAGGATCTCAAATCATGTAAGCATCTGTTTGCAACTCTGCTTTAAATTttgatgaaataaatatttttgttcatacTGACCAAAGAACGGTTTTGATGATAAGACAGAATACAATTTTGGCACAGTAATTTTTAGTGAATTTCCATGACAGAAATACAGACAGTTAGGAGGAGGAAGACAATAACTGTGTAAAGATGACAAAGAGTAATTACTTCCTGCTTCGAACAGCTCAACGTTAAACTTAAAAAGCACATTTTCGTTCTTTAATGCATTGCCTCATGGGAGATTTAGTTTGAATGGCTAATGTGCCCACCCTTTCATAAAATCCTATATCCCTGACTGAACTACATCTTCTAAGAGTCAATGCAGTCTTCTCCAAATGCCAGTTGCATTATGACAGTAAGAGATTCTTCTAACTCCTGTTTTCCATTACCTCTGTGACAAAACTGTAGTTGCAATCATGAGTGAAATATACATCAGTACTTAGCTTTGATATGATTCCCTGACTTTGGCCTGTAGGGAATCACAAATCTTCTTAGCATCTCCCAACAACATGGCAGTACTGGGTTTGTAGAAGATTGGATTGTCCACAGCTGCATAACCAACTCCCAAAGATCTCTTAATTACAATGACCTGCATATAAAGAGGTCATTTGACACAGTGAAAACCAACCATCGTTCCCCCTCAAATGAAGATGACACAAAACCAACCTCTACAAatgaagggagaggaagagagatcCCTGGCCAAAATAGGGTGCTCACTGCtacaaaactgtatttaaaatgttaatatacCACATAAATTGAAATCTGGACCAGTTTCAGAAACATGCTATTGTTAAACACAATATTACATCAGACTGTGGACACTAGTCTATTCATATGCTTTTACTTTATTCCAAGTAATAAGGTCAAAGCAAGATGGGCACTGATGATAACATAGGTTTTTgaggctttttaattttttaattgttttaagaACCCAATTCCCTGTCAACACCACAGTTCAGATGAGCGTTCACATCGATACTTAGTGCAACGCTCTCTGGTACTTCTCCAGACTATTACTCTATTACTTCATacatggcatttaaaaaaaaaatcctaaaataaatTTCATCCAGTTTTAGCCATTAAATGACAAATTAGTTAACCACTGCATCTTCAGGAGAGAAACTGTGAAGCTGTACCAACTTTAAACATGTAAATGTTTATTTCACAAATTGCAACACATAGCTATGGACAAAACATTGATTAATGTATGTGCCTATGACAGTGAGTACTTGAATGGTTCAGTATAACAACACTGAACTCAAAAAAAATTCTAAAGGGTGCAAAGGAATAGTTAACCCATAGAAGAACTGAGGCTAAAATTAGGTTCGGAACAAGAGATCAAAGATTTCACATCAAGGAAACTTGATGTGAGCAGAATATAATTTGTTCTAATCACATTTTTTGAGCAGAAGTACTTTTACTGGTCTTTTCAACTGCAGTCACCATTATTCTCACTAAAGCACTTGCTGATAATTATAAAATCATGAACACTGCATCACACTTGCAGAGCACTGACTGTTTTGTTGCACGCCTTGCAGAAAAGCTTCTCATGGAAACCAGAAGAGTAAGATAATATTGTTAGCTTCTTCTATAaatcatgtttttaaaagcacGCTATGTATAGGTAGGTGCTACCACAAACCTGTTAATCTCACCTGTTTGGACTTCCAGACCTCTAGAACTGGCATTCCAGCTATGACAGAGTTTGGATCTTCctgagctgctgaattaactGTATCATTTGCACCAATTACAAGGACCAAGTCAGTTTCcgcagcaggagaaagaaaataaaactgatgaAAAATTACCTGAAACCTGAACACCGAGGCTGACGTACATTTGTGTGTTATATCTGATCTTTAGAGGCAGAAGAACCCCTTATGGTAAACACTCTACAAACATTTATGGGGACTTCATTCACAAATATTTTACAAACTTATCAAGGCAAGTTACACGTGAGAGTCCGAGTGTGCTACCAACTACCCCAGCAAAATGCAAGCATCTATAATCCCATTTCAAGGGGCTCATTAGGCCGCTTGCCACACAGAGTTAAATCCTTTGATATTTAAATGTGGTTTCATACACACATAGTATCAGCACTTTCAAATCTGTCTGGCTTTTCCTTTGAATATTCTTTAGAAAAACCTTTTACTAGAaactcttatttttaaataaagatgtaGGAAAGCAAGATGTTGTGTGTACGTTGCTATACTGGTTTGCAAGATATAACAGGGTCAAATCATCCACAGCACCTGACTTAAAGAAGTAACAGTAGTTTTCCTGTATGGAGCAGTAacagtgataaaaaaaaagacacagcatTTGTCATTTATTTCACAGCTACAAGCAATTTAAAAAAGTTCTCTTGGTTCTGGAGGAAACAAGTTTCACAGGCCTATTTATCCTTTTCCCTTCAATACCTACTCTTTTCTGTACTCCTGCATCCAATATTTCCCTTTGCTTTAACCTGTCTGTACTCTCTGCTTCTCAGTTTTCTGCTTTTGAGTCAGGTCATTTCTTGTATTCCTCTGTGCTCACTTGTCATCAGCTGGGAGAGCATTCAGACTGCAAGAGAAAGACCTCTGCTCCTCTACAGTGGTATCACAACAGGCAAAGATAAAATGAACAGCAaaagattttctattttttaaaatcctcGTGTGATGTAAAACCAGAAGAATCAAATAAAAATTGACAAGATCAAGTATGATCTACTAGAAACTTATAGCTCACATGCTAACCTGGGAAGTCTGCGTTGATCTCATCCATTTCCAGTACAATATCGTAGGGAACACCAGCTTCTGCTAGGAGTACGTTCAGTTGACCAGGCATACGGCCAGCCACAGGGTGAATACCAAATCTAACAGGAAAAATTCCAACCACATTAATAAGTACTGACCACTCTGCTTTATATAACAAAATTGCCACCTGTGACCTACAAGGCTGAGAAGTTCACATgcaaattaataaaaagaaattgttAAATCTTAACAATATTGTAAGTACTTTTCCAGTGTTGCAGGCAACTGAGTGGGTGGGAAAGGGAACAAGGCTGTAGACTTGACTCTTCACCTGGAGAGCAGCTGTTCCTTTTCTGGAATGTTACAAGTATGACTGGCACAACAGGTATGCAAAAGAACATGCTCAATTCCCAGTAAAACTGAAAAAGCTAGGAGTA comes from the Opisthocomus hoazin isolate bOpiHoa1 chromosome W, bOpiHoa1.hap1, whole genome shotgun sequence genome and includes:
- the LOC142365470 gene encoding NAD(P) transhydrogenase, mitochondrial-like — translated: MHTLEIPESRSIANCISRFGIHPVAGRMPGQLNVLLAEAGVPYDIVLEMDEINADFPETDLVLVIGANDTVNSAAQEDPNSVIAGMPVLEVWKSKQVIVIKRSLGVGYAAVDNPIFYKPSTAMLLGDAKKICDSLQAKVRESYQS